Proteins from a genomic interval of Centroberyx gerrardi isolate f3 chromosome 23, fCenGer3.hap1.cur.20231027, whole genome shotgun sequence:
- the LOC139922548 gene encoding Fc receptor-like protein 5 isoform X1, which produces MKITMLCLIFFSIRVIPSRSQFFKYDLVSLGCESSAGGNTVKRNTSFRRQDSCPYGWGRFNGSFCIICDLYPLDSGLYWCETESGERSHAVNITVTAGSVILESPVLPVMEGDNVTLNCTTQTPSNLPAGFYKDGFLIRTGSTGEMTIHSVSKSDEGFYKCSISGVGESPESWLAVRAASLSSAPPPAAPPPAALLSVSRLMCHLVVGTPYLLSTIVLGLIYRDRKRATQPDEEQDRSHAVIMEVE; this is translated from the exons ATGAAGATCACAATGCTATGTCTCATATTCT TTTCTATTCGAGTCATCCCCAGCAGATCTCAGTTCTTTAAATACGATCTTGTCTCTCTCGGCTGTGAGAGCTCTGCAGGAGGAAACACCGTGAAGAGGAACACGTCCTTCAGAAGGCAGGACTCTTGTCCGTACGGTTGGGGAAGATTTAACGGATCTTTCTGCATCATATGCGACCTATACCCACTAGACAGCGGACTGTACTGGTGTGAGACTGAGTCAGGAGAGCGCAGCCATGCTGTCAACATCACTGTTACTG CTGGGTCTGTGATCCTGGAGAGTCCGGTCCTtcctgtgatggagggagataATGTGACTCTGAACTGTACAACCCAGACTCCCTCCAACCTCCCAGCTGGTTTCTATAAAGATGGCTTCCTCATCAGGACCGGCTCTACAGGAGAGATGACCATCCACAGTGTTTCCAAGTCTGATGAAGGCTTCTACAAGTGCAGCATCTCTGGTGTTGGAGAATCACCAgagagctggctggctgtgagag CTgcgtctctctcctcagctccgcctccagcagctccgcctccagctgccctcctgtctgtctccaggctGATGTGTCATCTAGTTGTGGGAACTCCTTACCTGCTGTCCACCATCGTACTGGGACTCATAtacagagacaggaagagag CAACTCAGCCTGATGAAGAACAGGACAGAAGCCATGCTGTCATCATGGAGGTGGAATAG
- the LOC139922548 gene encoding Fc receptor-like protein 5 isoform X2 produces the protein MKITMLCLIFFSIRVIPSRSQFFKYDLVSLGCESSAGGNTVKRNTSFRRQDSCPYGWGRFNGSFCIICDLYPLDSGLYWCETESGERSHAVNITVTAGSVILESPVLPVMEGDNVTLNCTTQTPSNLPAGFYKDGFLIRTGSTGEMTIHSVSKSDEGFYKCSISGVGESPESWLAVRAPPPAAPPPAALLSVSRLMCHLVVGTPYLLSTIVLGLIYRDRKRATQPDEEQDRSHAVIMEVE, from the exons ATGAAGATCACAATGCTATGTCTCATATTCT TTTCTATTCGAGTCATCCCCAGCAGATCTCAGTTCTTTAAATACGATCTTGTCTCTCTCGGCTGTGAGAGCTCTGCAGGAGGAAACACCGTGAAGAGGAACACGTCCTTCAGAAGGCAGGACTCTTGTCCGTACGGTTGGGGAAGATTTAACGGATCTTTCTGCATCATATGCGACCTATACCCACTAGACAGCGGACTGTACTGGTGTGAGACTGAGTCAGGAGAGCGCAGCCATGCTGTCAACATCACTGTTACTG CTGGGTCTGTGATCCTGGAGAGTCCGGTCCTtcctgtgatggagggagataATGTGACTCTGAACTGTACAACCCAGACTCCCTCCAACCTCCCAGCTGGTTTCTATAAAGATGGCTTCCTCATCAGGACCGGCTCTACAGGAGAGATGACCATCCACAGTGTTTCCAAGTCTGATGAAGGCTTCTACAAGTGCAGCATCTCTGGTGTTGGAGAATCACCAgagagctggctggctgtgagag ctccgcctccagcagctccgcctccagctgccctcctgtctgtctccaggctGATGTGTCATCTAGTTGTGGGAACTCCTTACCTGCTGTCCACCATCGTACTGGGACTCATAtacagagacaggaagagag CAACTCAGCCTGATGAAGAACAGGACAGAAGCCATGCTGTCATCATGGAGGTGGAATAG
- the LOC139922548 gene encoding Fc receptor-like protein 5 isoform X3 has translation MKITMLCLIFFSIRVIPSRSQFFKYDLVSLGCESSAGGNTVKRNTSFRRQDSCPYGWGRFNGSFCIICDLYPLDSGLYWCETESGERSHAVNITVTAGSVILESPVLPVMEGDNVTLNCTTQTPSNLPAGFYKDGFLIRTGSTGEMTIHSVSKSDEGFYKCSISGVGESPESWLAVRAASLSSAPPPAAPPPAALLSVSRLMCHLVVGTPYLLSTIVLGLIYRDRKRGENQREH, from the exons ATGAAGATCACAATGCTATGTCTCATATTCT TTTCTATTCGAGTCATCCCCAGCAGATCTCAGTTCTTTAAATACGATCTTGTCTCTCTCGGCTGTGAGAGCTCTGCAGGAGGAAACACCGTGAAGAGGAACACGTCCTTCAGAAGGCAGGACTCTTGTCCGTACGGTTGGGGAAGATTTAACGGATCTTTCTGCATCATATGCGACCTATACCCACTAGACAGCGGACTGTACTGGTGTGAGACTGAGTCAGGAGAGCGCAGCCATGCTGTCAACATCACTGTTACTG CTGGGTCTGTGATCCTGGAGAGTCCGGTCCTtcctgtgatggagggagataATGTGACTCTGAACTGTACAACCCAGACTCCCTCCAACCTCCCAGCTGGTTTCTATAAAGATGGCTTCCTCATCAGGACCGGCTCTACAGGAGAGATGACCATCCACAGTGTTTCCAAGTCTGATGAAGGCTTCTACAAGTGCAGCATCTCTGGTGTTGGAGAATCACCAgagagctggctggctgtgagag CTgcgtctctctcctcagctccgcctccagcagctccgcctccagctgccctcctgtctgtctccaggctGATGTGTCATCTAGTTGTGGGAACTCCTTACCTGCTGTCCACCATCGTACTGGGACTCATAtacagagacaggaagagaggtgaGAACCAGAGGGAACACTGA